Within the Musa acuminata AAA Group cultivar baxijiao chromosome BXJ2-9, Cavendish_Baxijiao_AAA, whole genome shotgun sequence genome, the region aattattcttgATAAAGCCATTTAATCTCACGTTCGTTGAGGAGTATGAGAACTAAGAGCTTATAAATTCATCGGGTCTTCCTTACCCttagaagctttttttttttggaactcaTGTTCCGAAAAGATAAAATCGTATGAGTATACCATTGAGCAAACTCACTCCCATGTTCCGAAAAGATAAAATCGTATGAACCCTTGGCTCCCCTACGAGTGGGAGTattaataatatcatttaatctcatattgaGGAGTATGTGAACCAACGATTCATAAGTCTATTAGGTCTCTCTTATGCCTAAGCTAAATCTAACTTGCACCGATATATGTCCAAATTTAACAAGTACTTATACGACAAATTTTTGACTCAAtcagcttttctctttttttttttttttttttctaattctagGATGCAATAAAAAGCATAAATATTTAATACCTTGAAATAAATTAATACTAATCTCGATAAAATTCTTATCCTAAAATAATATAATACTAATAAATTATCGATATTAATTTATAAGATTAAATTTGTAAATATAAGTCTTGCAATATAAGATTAATGCACCTAGACTATGAACCCTTGACTCGCCTATAAGAGGGAGCATTGATAATATCATTTAATTCAACATTAGTTGAGGATAATAAGAACCTAGAACCTAACTTTTATCAATATATGTCTAAATCGACAACTGTTTGTGCTTGACCCATTTTTGactcatttttttttctaattctagGATGCAATAAAAAGCATAAATATTTAATACCTTGAAATAAATTAATGCTAATCTCGATAAAATTCTTATCCTAAAATAATATAATACTAATAAATTACCAATTGAGTATTTATAGGTAGATATTACTTCTTTTAAAATATAGGTAATCATCATTTCTTTCTAGataaataaatcaataatcaTGTGCTATCTTTAACCCATATTCTTAATTATTAACCACAACCAAATCCATTTTAATTCCTAATATACCCTTATCGAATATTCAGGTTTAACATATAAACCTTTGTTGGTAGCTCATATCATGAGTAGAACTTTAAGTGAATTTGATTCTTTGtttatcatgattcataaaagaatTAGTAATAATCCAAAACTTAATTCTCGATCCAAATTGGGTGAAAACGCTTCACATAGAATCTCTACACTTGTAATTGAAGGCCATAATGAAAGGTTTCTTCCGATCTTTTCGATGTTCAAATTAGAAAATTCAAAAGTGAAAAGTAGTGAGGATTAGGAGATATTATCCAACTCGTATGCTAATAATAATTTCCTTACATTAGTTGGTATTACATATTGAATTCAAAATTCTCAAATTGGCTTATGTTCGTTTTAAAGAAATTAAACTATATCGATCAATCTATCCTCTAATCTATAGATTAATATTTATAATGGACTAAGTGCCATTTAATACTTCAATATGAAGAGacctaaattcaatgtccaatgctACTTTATTGAAATCTTTGAATTTTCCTGATAATTCCACAATCTAGTTTTTCATGCaagcatttttttttctctctagaaTTGGGACACATGTATTTATGCTGTCTTTCCATGAAGGAAAACCAATTGCAATGCTTTGTATCTATGATTTCATATTTAAAGCATTACAACATCAGCTATGTATCATATCAATCAGGGAGAGAGAAACTTCAATGGAACATATGCAATCCCAAAAATAAAGCAAAACATGTTCTTTACTCGATATAGAACAAATGGAAATGGTTAATTAGCTCCATGTAAATGTTTACTGTTCAAATATGACTAATAGACCAACATATCTTTATATTATTGTACTCAATGCAATGAGAGTGTAAACCAGATGGGTGGTCTCAGGTACAGTGGAGACTGTGATGATTCACTGAAGCTCTCCCACCTTTCTTCCTTCAAATCGAAGCATCCAACAATACGAGTATATCGATCAACCTCTTCACTTGGGAAGGTTTCAACAGAGAAGATATGGTCTCCTTTTAATCCTTGTAAATCCTTGCTAGGTATCAAAATGGGATTGTTGCTACCAATGAATAGACACATGTTCCCCATATCCTTCGTGGTAGCCCAACAATGACTTGTCTCTGGCTTAACCTTCATAAGCATGAAATCCTTTGGTCTAGGCAGTACCCCATTATTCGGGTAATATGCATGGTCTCTATGCCATAGAATAAGGAACATCTCTCCTGTGCTCGAGCATGCCAAGTATTTGCTATACAAATCATTGATGGTGGAACCGGATATGTTATCAAGGTATTCAGTACTATGTGCTAATCTCTCGATGAGTACCATCATGACAGGATGATCTCCACTTAAGTCGAACACTTGAACCTCAGATTCATTTGTTATACTATAAAATTTGCCATCATGATACATGATATCCTCGTAATAGTATTTCATTGTTGATGACATCTCAAGAAAAATCCACTTTTCATTGCCCGCCTTTGTGTAGGCAATTTCGGGATCAGTTCCGTAAAGAATCATTGCGATGTAGCTATGGATAGTAGGTTTTGAGGAGAAGACTACCTTGTGAATGATGAAATCATGCAAAATTTTGAGGCAGGAATTATTACGAGCATAAGCTAATAGATCATTGAAGTCCGTCGTAAAAAACTTACTCTCGTAAGGGGGATTATAAAGAGGCAAAGTAATAAATGAGGGGAGGTAGATTCGAGTCTTCGTCAAGAGATTTAAGAGGCTAACATTTAGTTGTTCATCTAAGATCGCGAGCCAACCAGCATTAGAACCGACACAACGTGTGCCATGGAGCTCGTTGATAGGgaagtagataaaaaaaaaatcggtAATGGGAGATACAAACAGGCATGAATCACTATGCTCACTTTCATCGTTGCGTACGAGGAGCAGTGGGGATGGGATGGGCTTGAGCAAGGTTGCAAAATACCAAGCGTTGCATGTGGTATGAAAACAAATGCGATGTGGTAAGGGAAGTTCTTCACTAATCAGTGTTACGATATCTAGTGGGAGTGATGACCAATTAGGTCTATCCATTGTGGAATCTTTTTCCGCATGTGGTTCCTTCTCTTGACTATTTAAGACGATGGTAGAGGTAATACTGGTATTTTCCATTACTCTTTCGTGCCTATAAGAACCAAACGAGAGTTATGAAAAATAACAAATATTTATTAATCTATTcaaaaagtattaaatattttataagaattgaaATACTAAAGTTAACCAATTAtaagggataatatgtaattagcctcgTACAAATATAAGAGTATTATTGTTATCCCTTTGTCGAGATGAGAAATACCCAAGTAATGATAGAGGAGTCTATCTCTTGGTACCCCATTAGTGATGGATATTATTTCCAATCATGAACTTTATCAACAACATGTTTTCTTATCAATTGAAATATTTCTTTATGTTACAATGGGTCATGTCGGACAAGAGGTAGTTCAAGAATTCTTTGCATGGTGATCCCATTTGGCGAAAGTTTTTGCATGAGAATATtgcatgaatatttttttatataattttctttataTACTAAACGCTCCCTATATCTATAAACAATTAGGAGCAGTTACCGTAGAAGTTCAAGTATATGTTTTGTGTTGGATTCAGCAGAAGCAAGTTAATACTCCACCAACGCAAATggttaaaatatttcttttaatagTTAGACAAAGCAGTTCTTCAGAATGAAAATTGAGTTAGTTAGCATAAGACTAATCATTCTACTGctatatgaaaaaaatttaatattaaaattaaaatcaaataatgatagatcaagatcaaaattatatatctttCAATATATACCTTTCACCATATGCAAATGCACTCTCATCCGATATGAAGGAAGCTATCTACAAAGAActtatcttctattctcttcTTATCTTTTATAAGATCGCTATAAGATGGAATAGGAACTAAGGAGAGATTGAGAACAGATATGTAATATCTCATCAATGTTTTTAGTTCTTACGaggtcatgtctatttatagggGAGGGTAAAGAGTCTAGAATAAAAAATTAGGAGGCTCCCTCCCGGTCATCCCCAATAAAGAATTATATCATAATTGGACTTTCTTTATATTTGTTGATAACCCTAATTATAAttaaatcatatctataatatatcttacttaattaaacatgataacataatctaatatttttcACTTAATCAATTAACTGGTAAGATATAAAatgaatttaaaatataaaataaataaaataaaattttatttaaaagtaattttacctaattagattttaaaatttttgaaaaccattttactatcaaataagctaataagtctaataatataataatactacattaagttaGACTATCGATGTGAGTCATAGTGGTTGCATGTCATAGCGTCATACTCCCTTTTACATACAATAAAAGTATTAATCTTtcctaatataatttataatgatCATTATAATTGATCTTACTAAGATAATCATATTATCACGTCTAAtgaatatacataaatatgaataagataatagaaacaaataactttaattatgtaagtaaaatattaattattatatttactcggacatatattatcatatcttttatgggttgcTCGTAAGCCCGAtcataagaatatatttttaaaatatcttagGTTGCAAGGACTTAGTAAATGATTCATCAATCAATACAATGAAACTTAGGTTTTTAATTAACATTGGTTATTTTTGGACTCTTTTGCTAACTATAAAGTATTTTATATCATAATGTATAGAACTAATAGAGCATTTGTCattcttaaataaaaaaattattacgaTATTTCATCAAGTATCCTAAGTGACTTGACAATTGAATCTGATTATACCAAgtcatgatataaaattttataatcatgAAGCTTCAAAAGTGGTCTCAAAAGCATATCACAAAATCAACTTTGCAAACTGCATTATACTATTCTTGAAAATAGTCTGTCGCTATATTCTATTCCTTCCTTAGAGTTGAGAATGATTTGTTCCTTATTTCTATTGCATTAGTTTAGTTGTATTCAATTCTTAAAGTTATAGAGTGTTTTGTTATCGGTAAGTGAGTAAGCAGCAAGGAGGTTGTTTATGTATAAGAACACAGTAAatgactaatataaatataaatcataaagtaGACTATCTGTTTTGAAGTAATTTATAGAATTAGCATATAAAAATCTCATCATTTTAAGCTAATTTGATCTTTTGTATAGAAGCATATAATCCTATTTCTCTTATAtctatcttattattttcttacaGTCTTATTTCTACCCaacatttattattataaaactaatttttattttgcTATAAGCTTAAACATATAAAAAactttcaattatatatatatatatatatatatatatatatatatatatatatatatatatatatatatatatatatatatatatatgatgaaaaagAAACATCTAACATATAGACATCCAAAAGAAGCTACAGGATAAGGGATGGATGGTGAAGAACATGTGATCATTCCTCAAATTAGAAATTTCCAAAGTGGAAATTGGTGAGAGATAGaagagataaaagaaaaaaaagaaacttgGCTATTAAAGAGAGATCCTATAATTATAGCTTAAAATTTGTTAATCGCTTGTAGTTAATAAAAATATTCTCTGAATGATgcatctttgtcatcttttattTAACATGTCCATGTTTGTGTGTGAAGCCTCCACAGGGTAAGATTTAGCAATAAGACACATTTTATCGATTACTAGATAATTCCATCCCTACTAATTATCAATCGATTTAGGGATAAAAATTCTTGAATAAGGTATTCAACTCGAGataaatcgaaaaaaaaaaatttaatagttCAAACTCCTCTTCTTTACgaagagaatgaatctttttatcaaaggatcagaaaaaaaaaatggtccAAATCTATTACAAAAATGATTTGAaagatccaaaactaaaaacaaCAGTATTTGCTAtgctagcaacaacataatggagACAGTAAATCAATATAGATTGCATGCAAAAAAACTACATATACCAATTGTGTCACTGAGCTATTCATGAAATAAGTTATTAGATTGCAAGATGAACCAAACCACCAATCATTATTTTCTTATAGGGTTAACaaattatatgaatttttttttgaatacaatgttataatttgCTTCAGCATATCACCATCAAATTGATGGACACACTAAGATCGTAAATGGGAGTCCAAGTAACCATTGTTGATGATCATGTGTTCATTTTGGACATATTAGTCCAATTATCTgagtttttttatatgaattttattgacaAATCCAGATAATCTTCATTAATTCCTTTTGAGATAGATATCAACATCGAAAACTTATTAATCTAATTTTTATTCCTCTAAAAGCTAGACTTATAGAACCTACTAAGTTCAAACACacttgcactaattcacacccttaCTGTCATTACCAATCCCaacaattatatattatcccacCACTCGTTAGGTTGTATTGTATCACTCGATCAAGCAACGTACAACATGAGAGAAAATACTTCTTACttgaattctctctctctctctctctctctctctctctctctctctctgcgttgTGTCTACTTAGAGTGGGATCATAGTGTATGGTCAAAAGAAATTCTCTGTATCCTTTGTATTGAAAGATGTTTCTTAAATACTTACTTTAAGATTTTTGGAGATTCTAATTATATTCAAATTAGATGAGAGAgtcttaattaaattaaaattcctTAGTGAATTAGAGTTCATTCCTACAAATACatcttaaatcttggattttgattataGAGAGGCGTAAAGAATGTTAAAAGAAATGTACTTCAGGTTTATATGAGAGGTGTAAGAGGAGGAGAGTTATATTTAGGTGAGGATAACTCAAGACCTTGTAATTTatctcatatattaaaaaatttaattttctctgtAGAGAGTTGACGAACCACATTAAATCTTACATCAACTTTTTGGTAtgttcttgattatttatttttataatttttttttcttcctaataAATGGTATTAGAGTTCAAAAGATCCAATAACTATAAATTCAATAAGTATGTCATCGGTTATTTCTACTAGCTTTAccataaaaaaatttgatgaaaaaaataattttaccctaTGATAAAGGAGGGTGCAGGATTTTATTCAAGGAATGAACAGACACATCAGAAAAAATAAGCAACAAAGAATAGGAGAAGGTTAAAGTAATGTGAATAAGTATTATTCATTTTTGCATCattgataatattattaataatattttttttaaatagaaaaaaataatttagttgattaagtttgatataattatattttctttataattttttttttttttttatacttggGACTTAAAAATGGGACAAAGGAATtataatgatatcatattttcttGAATGAATGATTGAGTTGTGTGAGGCTATGAGTTTTGCTCCTATATGAGTCAAATAATATGGAGTGAGCCTAAGAACTACCTTTCTACcttttcctcttctctttcttctaaATAGCCTATCGTCAATATCATATTATTTGATCCAATGAAGACTTATAGATTAACAAACAATCCaacattataaataattattttcacCGAACCttttttataagaaaattatGGGGATTAATTAATGAATAGGGTGATTAAGGGGAGACATATTCAAGTACTCGTTAAGATATTCGCAAGGTTGACAACTAGATTTTTAAGACATATTTCAAGTTATTATAGAAAGCATGAGGGAGGAGAGTCCTCTCACAACTAATAAATCTTTTCACGCCTATCATTTCTCGACATACTCAATACCATAAACCTCTGTAAATTTGCAACCTATCATATTGACCCTAtttaatacaatcttgtttattttCTAACAAAACAAAGCAACATGACGTGGATGTTAACATTGAAGATTTTATATCTAGCCTTATTCGTGCAATCCACAAATACCCACAAacttatatatttgtatatatataattcataaaaTTATGTGTGTAATCAATGGGTCTAACTATATATTGCTTGATGTTAAATATCTTTAGTATCTCAATTCGTATACTTTAAAAAGTTTTATTGACAttcctataattatgaaagtaaaacgaTTATATCTATTTATCATAATGACGTCAATTTTTATCGATGTAAACATAAAAACAAAGGacgaaaaaataattttgaagttCAGTGGTGAATAGTGACGATGGCTAACGATAGCGTCGCTGGCATCGATAGTGACGGATGCCGGTGTCGCTAGTGTCAGTGGTGGTGGACACCTTCCCCACCCCCCTCATCCCGGCATTGAGCGGTCGTCGCCCTCTGCCTCCTCGAACAGTTCCTCACCATTACCCCCTCTGCCTCCCCTCttatcctccccttcttctccaccCTTGCCCCCTGTGTCAAGCATGTCAACCACATTTCCCATGGCAACGTCATCACCACCCTTATTCATGCCTTCTCCTCCCTCTGCCCTGTCTTGTCTCCTGGTCCCATTTGCTTACTTGCCCTCCTCTTTGACTTCGTCATTGACTAGACCCACCATCTTGCCACCAACCTCACACTCCCCACGTCCTACTCGAGCTCAAAGCTCTTCTTCGCCGATGACATACACAGGACCTGTTCCACCCCATCCAATAGGCGACGTCACCATCTCCCACTCAATCTCCCAATTGCACTGTAGCAGGTTTAGTTGCATCTCCCCCGAGATTTGCCAAGCATTAACCGTGATGATGCAAATGTCCAAGTTTGTCGTTACCGTATAGTCCAGAGACACGAGGATTCGAGTGCGTGGGAGAAAGGTTGCGACTTGCTACAAGCATCTCACTCTATAGCTTGATAAGTTTGGCATCCACCATCGCTAGCTTATTTGTCAGGATTGTCTAGGCGATGGCCATGCCCACGTTCCTAGCACCGATCACGGATATCTTGGTGTGATGTTGAGTGGTAGACGATGATGCCGCCTGTTGGATGTGGCGAAACATGGTCATGTGGATGCCATCGATGAAGTGGAGCTCCGAACTTGAGCAAGATGAGGGAATTGTTGAGGTCGACGATGAGATGGTGGGTCCTGCTAATAAAGAAGTCGGAGAGGAGGTCATGTGAGGGAATGAGACTAGGAGATGACGACGAGGCGAATGGAGGAGAGGGCATAGATGAGAGTGATGATGAAGTTGCCATGGGAAAGGTGGCAGACGTGCTTGACACCATGGGGAAGggtggagaagaaggggaggacaaGGGGATAGCATCGAGGATGTGGTCAAGGTGGAGGGCGACGACTACTCGACACCTAGGACaaggagggagggggaggggttCGCCACCAACGATGCCAGCACGTCGTCGTCTGTTACCATCGAAGCTAGCGGCACTAGTATCCACCATTgaacttaaaattatttttttatcatttattttcatatttatatcGATAAAAATTGATGTCATTATAATAAATAGACCTaattgtttcactttcgtaactatatgGATACCAAtgcaattttttaaagtataaaaatcgAAATACTAAAGGTAGCTAACTATAGGGGGAAATCCATAGTTAACTCATAATTAATGATCACCTATATGTGCTCTTAGAATCAATTATATTAACATGATATTAACTATAGTATAACAACTTGTTAGACACGGATGATGATCTCGATCATAGTCTTCGATATTTGGTTATCAATATCTAATGGGCTAATTATTAATTATTCCCTGTAGTTAGTTATTCTTAACATCTTAGTtctattatattaataaaaataaaatatttaattttttttatatcgttAATTCtactaatgaaaatattataaggGTTTCTCATTGAGCACGTGTTTACTACTAAGCATGTGTAGTATTTTATCTTAAGAGTCAACGAGGAGAAATTATATTAAATGATTTATTTTCGTAAGCACGGtattgtcaatataatttttaaaaatataaagatcaaaatattaaaaaaatttaattataagactaatctataattaacccatATCTAAATCAGTAAGAGATCCCTGAAAGATTGCTCGTCGAACAATAAGCGAGAACTCATCTACAAATAAAGGTTGTTGGACGAACAATAAATCTGAAATTGGACTGAATTTTGACCAAATTTGCAGGGGGTTCAACTTGGAAGACCCATCTGGTAAATCACGTGTAACACACGTGCTACAGAATCGTAGTGCTTTTTTTACTTCCAACAGCAGGCTCGAATGGTAAACCCGTCCAAACCCCTTCTTCTTGCTCGAGGGCCTTCGTCTTCGACTCCACTGCCATGTCTTCTCGGCTCGTCCGATCCCGCCTTGTCCGTCTTCTTGCGAAGCAGAGGAGCGAGCGCAGAGCTCTTAGCGTCTCCGCGGCTCCTCCCAAGGAGCCCATCGTGTCCTCGGACGCCCTCCTCAACGACCAGTCCTCTTCTCCCCCTTGCCCGCCGCCTCCCCCGTCTTCCACCGCCCGGCGATCCTGGAGCCTTCTCAAGCTTGGATCTCTCGCCGCTGTCACCGCCGCAGTCGGAACCACTGCCTACGCAACTTACGGTTTTCCCTGTTCTCCTTCCCCTCCCCTTTCCTCCCCCCGCTTTAGCCCTATTATCTTTGTTCTTTTGGTCGAATTAGAATCGATGCTCCATTTGATTCTTTTGTGCTTTGAGGGAAGGATATGAACATTGTGGAAGAAAGCCACATTAAAAATCTGAAATTTCTGTCTGTGTTTCTTTCGCTAAATTTTCGTCATTTTACGTACAGTTATATAATGCACGTAACTTACGTACAGTTACGTACAGACTAGAAAATGGTAAATTTTCATGGAGAATGCACAATTATTTATCAGAATTGCTTCGTTCAGTTATATAATGCGGACATGTGTAGTATCTGATGTCTGGATTTTACCAGGAAAATTATGTTATATGCTAAAGTTTGTTGATCGCAACTAATAAAGAGCAAAGCCAGATGTTGTTTTGCATAATCCTATTGTATGTTCGAAACGTTTATTTGTTTtctgcatatcacttgttcttgatTTTGGTTGTGTATCGTAATTTGATGAACTATTTTTTTTACTGGTTATTATATGTTATTTCCATTCCATTTTTTGCACAGCATACACGGTAGATGAGGTGGAAGAGAAGGCAAAGGTTTTGCGGGAAATGACTAAAGGCCCAGTAAGAGATGACACATCTAGTTTCCAAGTAAGTCTTATTTTTTCCCAGAAATAGGAGGAATAGTTCAAGGGAAAAAACTAAACACTTGTGCTGCGTATAATTTCCTTTAGCTAGGATCTCTCTTTGACTAAAAAGTATTTTCTGATATCCTGAATGGAGTTTGTTTGGATGTATACATCCCACAGATCTGTGTGTTCTTTTAACTTCTTGACATGGTGGAAATCATAAAGTGTGTAGTACAAGGTTATCTAAATCGATGCCATAAAAGTTTCAGGAGATGCAATTTATGGAAAAATTGGTTAGTGGTTTTATTAAAGTTCTATAGACCAAATTTATACCTTTCGTGAAATGTTTATTGTCCAGGCTAAGCACATGAATCTTCATGTTGCTTGCTTTTCATTGCATTTGGGAGTTTCTTTTAGGGTTGTTGTACTAAATCCAAGCTTTTTGTTAAATTAGATTCCACGGCAGTGAAGCTTGCACTTGATCAGAgctctttttaaaaaaataaatttagtaaTATTACCTAGTGTACATTTAAGTGTGTCTAATTGTTAAAAGTACTCAATTGTGGATGTAATATTGTATTTGAGCTTGTTGAAACATTTCCTTTAGTCTTTAGTGTGGGATTAAGTTTCAAGGTTGATCAAAGCAACTTTATTCTCCTATTGTTTCTTCAACAATAAATGTGAAAGAGAAGGCAAGCTTTCTCTTCCTAGATCCATTTATGTCCCATTTTTGTAGTTTAGGTGAAAGAAAACACATTGAAGTAAATTAACAGCTTAAATTAATTAGGTTTAATGTGAAAATGTAAAGCAGTGACTGCTGAAAAATATACACTCATGCctaatttttagtaaataactttTAGTTAAGGACTAAAATTTTTTGGCTTTTGTCATACATCACAGATGATAGTGATAAAAATTAAATACACT harbors:
- the LOC135624049 gene encoding F-box protein KIB3-like — translated: MENTSITSTIVLNSQEKEPHAEKDSTMDRPNWSSLPLDIVTLISEELPLPHRICFHTTCNAWYFATLLKPIPSPLLLVRNDESEHSDSCLFVSPITDFFFIYFPINELHGTRCVGSNAGWLAILDEQLNVSLLNLLTKTRIYLPSFITLPLYNPPYESNYIAMILYGTDPEIAYTKAGNEKWIFLEMSSTMKYYYEDIMYHDGKFYSITNESEVQVFDLSGDHPVMMVLIERLAHSTEYLDNISGSTINDLYSKYLACSSTGEMFLILWHRDHAYYPNNGVLPRPKDFMLMKVKPETSHCWATTKDMGNMCLFIGSNNPILIPSKDLQGLKGDHIFSVETFPSEEVDRYTRIVGCFDLKEERWESFSESSQSPLYLRPPIWFTLSLH